One genomic region from Peptostreptococcaceae bacterium encodes:
- the efp gene encoding elongation factor P has protein sequence MVSAGDFRKGVTFEIDGEPFVVIDFQHVKPGKGAAFVRTKYKSLKSGATREQAFNPSEKFPKAHIETKEMQYLYSDADLYYFMDNETYEQMPLEADLVENAIKYLKETDNATLRFYKGSCFQVDAPTFVELEVTETEPGIKGDTASNVTKRAVVETGAEILVPLFINEGDSVRIDTRTGDYLSRV, from the coding sequence ATGGTTTCAGCAGGTGATTTTAGAAAAGGTGTTACTTTCGAAATTGACGGAGAGCCCTTCGTCGTAATAGATTTCCAACATGTAAAACCGGGCAAGGGGGCTGCATTTGTAAGAACCAAATATAAAAGCCTTAAATCCGGAGCCACAAGGGAACAGGCCTTTAATCCTAGTGAAAAATTTCCAAAGGCGCATATAGAAACAAAGGAAATGCAATACCTTTACAGCGATGCGGATTTGTATTATTTTATGGATAATGAAACATATGAACAAATGCCACTTGAGGCTGACCTCGTAGAAAACGCAATTAAATACCTCAAAGAAACCGACAATGCAACGCTTAGGTTTTATAAGGGCAGTTGCTTCCAGGTGGATGCGCCGACTTTCGTAGAGCTTGAGGTTACGGAAACCGAACCCGGAATCAAGGGCGATACGGCATCAAATGTAACAAAGAGGGCTGTCGTTGAAACAGGAGCTGAAATACTGGTACCGCTTTTTATTAATGAAGGCGATTCAGTGAGAATAGATACAAGAACAGGCGATTATCTTTCCCGGGTATAA
- a CDS encoding aminopeptidase P family protein — MTHRIATLKSGLKLDFGEGLLLFKPVNFRYYASFTGTSGFIYSDASGDFFLTDSRYVEQAKKQCMGFEIVELSKDFTIYNFLEAKGLNRLYVEENYITMALHGKLRKSLENTPIIGMDAFISNQRIIKETSEIEKISRAAKIADEAFSHIIGFIKPGMTEKEIAFELEFFMRRSGAEGLSFETIVASGVRSSMPHGAPTDKRVEEGEFITMDFGCMVEGYCSDMTRTVHLGPASEEERNVYQVVLKAQNEAMKSIMEGMTCVSVDKIARDIIMENGYGDYFGHGLGHGVGLEIHEEPFLSPLGDKMLRAGMVVTDEPGIYIPGKFGVRIEDLVVVRENGCDVLSNSRKELIEI, encoded by the coding sequence ATGACACATAGAATTGCTACCCTAAAAAGCGGTCTTAAGCTTGACTTCGGCGAAGGACTTCTGCTTTTTAAGCCTGTAAACTTCAGATACTACGCATCATTTACCGGCACTTCGGGATTCATATATTCGGACGCATCAGGTGATTTCTTTCTCACCGACTCAAGGTATGTCGAGCAAGCCAAGAAGCAGTGCATGGGATTCGAAATAGTTGAATTATCCAAGGACTTTACAATCTACAATTTTCTTGAGGCCAAGGGCCTAAACAGGCTATATGTCGAAGAAAATTACATTACTATGGCATTACATGGCAAACTGAGAAAAAGCCTCGAAAATACCCCTATAATCGGTATGGATGCCTTTATATCCAATCAAAGAATCATAAAGGAAACATCCGAGATTGAAAAAATATCAAGGGCGGCCAAGATTGCCGATGAAGCCTTCTCCCATATTATCGGATTTATAAAACCCGGAATGACGGAAAAAGAGATTGCGTTCGAGCTTGAATTTTTTATGCGGAGAAGCGGAGCCGAAGGACTTTCATTTGAAACAATAGTTGCAAGCGGTGTACGTTCTTCGATGCCGCATGGCGCTCCCACAGATAAGAGGGTTGAAGAGGGAGAATTCATAACGATGGATTTCGGGTGCATGGTTGAAGGATACTGCTCGGACATGACGAGAACTGTTCATTTGGGGCCCGCAAGTGAGGAAGAAAGGAATGTATACCAGGTTGTGCTTAAAGCCCAGAATGAGGCCATGAAGTCCATTATGGAAGGCATGACTTGCGTTTCTGTTGACAAGATAGCCAGAGATATTATAATGGAGAATGGATATGGGGACTATTTCGGCCATGGACTCGGGCACGGAGTGGGTCTCGAAATACACGAAGAACCATTTCTTTCGCCTTTGGGCGACAAAATGCTGAGAGCAGGAATGGTTGTAACGGATGAGCCCGGCATATACATACCGGGAAAGTTTGGAGTCCGAATAGAGGACCTTGTTGTAGTAAGGGAGAACGGGTGCGATGTGCTTTCTAATTCTCGAAAAGAACTAATTGAAATATGA